In the genome of Abyssalbus ytuae, the window TGTCCATCCTGTAAAAGATATTATCCGGTAATTTATGGCATCCCAATTATGACCCCGGATGAATACAGGGAGAAATCTTTGGAGGAACCATTGCTAAAAAAATGGGGCGTACAGGTTCAGGAAGAATTGAAAAAAACTCATATTACTCTTTTAGAAAAATAGTGGTGTTTTTTACCTGTGGTGATAAGGTTCATTTCTTAAAATGGTAAATCCCCTGTAAAGTTGTTCAACAAAAAATAAACGTACCATCTGATGGGAAAATGTCATTTTTGACAGTGATATTTTCCCGCTACTCTTTTTATATACTTCATCAGAAAAGCCGTAAGGCCCGCCAATAACAAACACAAGTTGCTTTGCCCCCGAGTTCATTTTTTTTTGTAAGTAACCCGAAAACTCTTCCGAAGTATATTGTTTGCCTTTTTCATCAAGTAAAATTAATACATCGGCAGACTGTATTTTTTTCAAAATTAATTCTCCTTCCTTTTCTTTTTGTTGGGCTTCACTTAAGTTTTTTGCATTCTTTATATCAGGAAGTATTTCTAAATTAAAATTAATATAAAACCCCAGTCTTTTAATGTATTCATCAATAAGCTTTTGTAAGCTCTCATTATCCGTTTTACCTACAGCAAGAAGTTTAATATTCATTTTGTAAAAGTATGAAATATCAAATTTAAGCCGAAAGATCAATATATCATTGAATAGAAGGAATCTAAAAAACTATTTTAATAAATTAGCAAAAAAACATATTTCATGATACCGAAAGAACAATTTGACAAAGAACTTGAGCTTATTATCGCTAATGCTGTGAGAGAAGATGTAGGTGATGGCGATCATAGTTCTTTAGCTTGTATACCCGAAAATGCAGTAGGCAAAGCCAAGCTATTGGTAAAAGATAAAGGAATAATAGCCGGGGTAGAATTTGCTGAAATGGTTTTTGCATATGTTGATCCGGAGATGAAAATAAAAACAGTCATAAAAGATGGGAGTTTTGTTAATTACGGTGATGTGGTGTTTTATATAGAAGGGAGGTCTCAGTCTATTTTGAAAGCAGAACGATTAGTCCTAAATGCTATGCAGCGAATGAGTGCCATAGCAACAAAAACCAAAAGGTTTGTTGATTTACTGGAAGGTACAAAAACAAAAATTTTAGATACTCGTAAAACAACTCCGGGTATCAGGGCGTTAGAAAAATGGGCCGTAAAAATAGGAGGAGGTGAAAATCATCGGTTTGCCCTGTATGATATGATTATGTTAAAAGATAACCATATTGATTTTGCCGGAGGGATTACTAACGCTATAGAGAAAACCAGAGCATATTTAAAAGAAAAAAACAAAGACTTAAAAATTATTGTTGAAGCCCGGAATTTAGAAGAAGTACAAACAATTTTAAAATCGGAAGGTATTTATAGAATTTTACTGGATAATTTTAATTATGAAGATACATTGAAGGCTGTGAAATTAATTGGAAATAAGTGTCTTACGGAATCATCCGGGGGAATTAATGAAAAAACCATACGAAAATATGCCGAGTGTGGAGTTAATTATATATCTTCAGGAGCATTAACCCACTCTGTTTATAACATGGACTTGAGCCTAAAAGCTATTTAAAATGTCTGAAAAGGTAGAAGGAGGTCTTTCAAAAATACCCATAATTAATATTGTAGTAAAACTGCTAAAAGGGGTAAAGTTGCCTGGTTTTGAAGGTTTTTCGTTATACGAACTGCTCGAGAT includes:
- a CDS encoding Trm112 family protein, with product MKKSFLQKLCCPIDKHELEIRIFLQDEKENIIEGLLTCPSCKRYYPVIYGIPIMTPDEYREKSLEEPLLKKWGVQVQEELKKTHITLLEK
- the rlmH gene encoding 23S rRNA (pseudouridine(1915)-N(3))-methyltransferase RlmH is translated as MNIKLLAVGKTDNESLQKLIDEYIKRLGFYINFNLEILPDIKNAKNLSEAQQKEKEGELILKKIQSADVLILLDEKGKQYTSEEFSGYLQKKMNSGAKQLVFVIGGPYGFSDEVYKKSSGKISLSKMTFSHQMVRLFFVEQLYRGFTILRNEPYHHR
- the nadC gene encoding carboxylating nicotinate-nucleotide diphosphorylase, whose product is MIPKEQFDKELELIIANAVREDVGDGDHSSLACIPENAVGKAKLLVKDKGIIAGVEFAEMVFAYVDPEMKIKTVIKDGSFVNYGDVVFYIEGRSQSILKAERLVLNAMQRMSAIATKTKRFVDLLEGTKTKILDTRKTTPGIRALEKWAVKIGGGENHRFALYDMIMLKDNHIDFAGGITNAIEKTRAYLKEKNKDLKIIVEARNLEEVQTILKSEGIYRILLDNFNYEDTLKAVKLIGNKCLTESSGGINEKTIRKYAECGVNYISSGALTHSVYNMDLSLKAI